GAAGTATTCTTGATGGCAGCAGTCAGGTTGACTGTTTTTCCCGTTACCAGGTCGCAGGCGAAGAAATGACCATCATCATAATAAAGGAAGTGGCTTCCCGTCGGCGAACTGTTGAAGCTGTTGCGACTCTTCGTGACGATTTTCTTCCTGTCTCCGGTCTGCGTGTCAACAGAGTAAATATCAGCGTATCGCCTGCCATCCAGGTTGCCCATGTAGTCATAGGCTCGAGTGTCTCTACCGATGCCATAACGGTTCTTCGGGGATACGGTGACATTTTTCAGAGCCTCATCAGCCAGTCGAATGAACTTCTTGTCTTTGATGCGATAGGTAGCCAGGAACGTGTGCTGCTTGTCACTCGCCGACTGAACCTGCTGCATAGGCTGCAGGCGTTCATCCTTCCAGTGCCAGATGACCAGATCAGGCTTGGCAGGAGTCGTCGCTGTTGCAGTTGGCCGTGCAGAACTGCTTGCCACGGCTCCTTCTTTGCGTGGTTCTTCCCGTTTCTCCGAAGCACGTGACCCACCGCCAGAACCACCGCCAGGCCTGGTTTCTTCCTTCTTCTTCCGCTCTGCAATGCCAAAGATGAAGGCATCTAAGCCTTCATTCCAATTGGCCGGGCGATTGGTGCTGATAGCCATCTCTGCAGGGAAACTCTTATCCCCCTTGGGATCAAAAACCACTTTCTCCGGCTTGGGTCCGAGCTTGGAGAAGCCGAGAATGCTGATCCACTTGGTTTCATACCCTGCATCGTCTACCGATTTCGTAACGGTGAACGCGGTACGGTCTTCATTCCAGTTGATCTGTCGATAAACCGCTTTGCCGTTTTCAATTGGGTAAAGAGCACCGGTTTTCAGGTCATGCAACTGAACACCATTGCCAGACTGCCCAGCTGCGTCAATCGTGGTAACAAGCCAGTTGCCTGCCTTGTCGAAGGAGTAGTCTGCCACATTGCCGAACACGAGTTCAGTGCCTGCGGCAAGGTTACGAACCACTAGATCGGTGCCGCTGTGAGATGGCGCGGGGGTAGTTGGCGCTGCTGCTGGTGCAGTGGGAACTGGCCCGCGGGATCCGCGTGGCCCACGACTGGGCTCCTCATCCGCACTTCCCGTACCCGATTTCCGATAAGCAATATGACACGCTGTCTCACCTGCGAACTCGCAGGAGCTGACGTTTTCCAGCTCGGTCTTCTCCATCGTCTTGGTGTTGATGAGATACAGTTTGGAAACAGGCTTGGGCTGACCGGGCATGCCACCTGTCTTGACGTAGGGAAGAACCGAGAAAGCCAGCCAGTTGGAATCGAAGGAAAACTGCAGTTGTCCGCTGCCACCACCAGCTGGATACTTCGTTTCCTTGCCATCCGCTACCGAACGTAGAATGACTTCACCATCACCCTCAGCAGGTGTAACGCGATGAGCAAACCATTTGCCATCGTTGGAGAGCACCGCTGTCCGGATGGATCGCCATTTGTCAGCATCCTCGAGGCTTAACTTCTTCTTGGCTGACTTCTCTGCCGCCGGTTCCTTTTTCAGGTCAACCAGCTTCTTCTGTAGGTCAGCTATTTTCTTTTCAAGCTCATCTATCTCTTTTTTGTCATCGGCCCAGGCGGGCAGACTCAACCCTAATACACTCAGGCTGCCCAGCAGCATGAGGCTGAAGCCAAATCGACGTAACACGATCACTCTCCCCTGGTGAACCAGCATCACAGGATGAACAGAAAACGGAAGCTGCTACTGTAACAAATTCACATCGCAATACATGATGGAAATGTGATAATTGCCATTTTCTTTGCAGTTTCGGGTGTGGACTTGATGCTGCTGACGGTCAGTCGACATTGGGAATGGTAACTGAAAGTTGGATTAGCAAACGTTGGCCTGCATGGGTTGCGAGATTTGTTTGAGATTGACGACGTTGAGCGATTTTCCAATATGACATTAACTAATGTGGTTTTGTTTCCGTGGATAAGGGAAATGTCTCTTAAGTTCATTTAGAGGCTTTTCTAATAAAAACCATGACAGACTTGCAACAACAATAGAAACACCAGTAACGATCAAAAACAATGACCAACTCTTCTCTGGCAACTCAATGCCGAAGTATTCAGCATAGTTGGGAATAAACCACTGCCAGACGTAAACTCCATAGCTGTTAGTCCCGATGTAAGCCAATGGCCTCCAAGAAAGAAATCTTACCAACGCTGATTCGTTACTGCTGGCGATCGAAATGTAAACAAACGCTACTGACAGGCATCCTGAAGCAATGTCTGTCAAAACGTACTTCGCAATTCGATCATCTGGCCGAAAGTAAAAGTAAGCAAGAATCAGCGAGCCACTTGCCCCTAACAGTATTGCGTATCGTTTTTCAAATCGCGGGTAAGACTGTTGAATCAGCGCCAACATTGCTCCCATGCCGAGAGTATCAAGGCAACTTGGCATCAGGAAACGGCTCATCATTGTATAGAAAATGTTGTACGCAAAATAGCGGAATATCGGAGCAGTGATAATTGCGACAGCAATAGTCCAGGGAAGTAACTTTCGTGGCGTGAGCAACACGATGAACGGCCAAATGAGGTAGAACTGTTCCTCGACTGCAAGTGACCAAAAATGCCCGCCAACTTCAGGTGTTACCTTTTCGATCACCATTTTGACATTTGACAGGTACGCGGCGTGCCACCATGCCGACTCCCATATACCTGGTAGATTCACAATGACAGCAATTAGTAGCGCAAGGTAATAAAGCGGAAAGATTCTCAAAAATCGGCGGATGTAGAATGTGATGATTACTTTTGAAAACTGAGTTTCTGCCGCCTTATGCGTTCCGAGTAGTATTCCGGTTATCAAGTAACCCGAAAGAACGAAAAACAATCTGACTCCAAATGCTCCAATATCAAACGGCAGAAAATGAGGCGTCGTGTGAGTTACGATCACAAATATGACCGCGAATGCCCTAAGACCGTCTAACTGTGATATGTGGTTCTGGATGGTGTTTGCGTTATTTCCCATTGTTAAGAACATATCTCGTAAAATCATGCATCTCAACTTAATTATCCAGTGTGACCACACTCCCAGCGGGGTGAGAGGGATTGTATTTCTTTGCTCTTTAGTTCACCTTAAACAGTGGTATCGACAGAGATGTCTGTGCTATAACCCATGTTTGGAGAAATATACTACGCCGACAATATCGCCTCAATCACCTTCCCATTCGTCAAGCTCTGAGGCCGCTGCAACCGGTCCATGATTAGCGTTTCCGGATCAATGCCCAGACAATGATAAATGGTGGCCACCAGATCAGCAGGTGAAGTCGGGTTACTGGCCGGGGCTGCTGCAAACTTATCACTGGAACCATGCACGATGCCACCCTGAATACCACCCCCCGCTAATACGCTTGAAAACACCTGCGACCAGTGATCGCGGCCATCGCGGCCTGCACCCGCGCCACCCACTACTGACTGACCCACCCTGGGTGTGCGGCCCATCTCACCCGTCCACACCACCAGCACATCATCCAGCATGCCCCGCTGTTCCAGATCATCAAGCAACGCGGAAAATGCCTGATCGGTAACGGGACACAGCCTCGTCTTGAGGTCAATGAAGTTGCGACTGTGCGTATCCCAGTAAACAGAAACATTGGTGATACCATCGTTCTGCCAGAAGACGGTCACCAGCGGCACCCCCGCCTCCACCAGCCGCCGGGCCTGCAGCACCGCTTGCCCGTGGATGTTCATGCCATACCGTTCTCGCAGCTTCGGGTCTTCCTTACTGAGGTCAAACGCCGCCGTCACTTCAGGCCGCGTCAGGATGGAGAGTGCATTCTCGTAATGCCTCGACATGGAACTGAGTTGCTGATCCTGCTCCAGTTCCCGCACCTGATGGTCAATCTGCTGCAGCAGCGATCGCCGGCGTTCAAACCGTTCCGGAGGAATATCGGCTCGCAGATTGAAATCTGCAACCTTGTAGTTCGGACTGCTCGCATCGCTGTCAATCCGCATCGGCTGATAAACCGGCCCCAGCCAACCTGCCCCCTGCCCGTGCGATTCCTCCACAAACCGCGGTGCACCCTCGCCAGCTACTTTCGGCATCATCGACACAAACGCAGGCAAAGGCTTCTTCCCCTTACCCATCCGGCTCAACACAGAGCCAATATTGGGCCAGTCTTCGTGCAGTGTTGCGCCTTGTTTAGGAAGCGGATAACCTGTCAGCAACTCATGGGTAGCGGTGGTGTGATTGACATCGCCATGTGTCATGGAACGAATAACCGCCAGCTTGTCCATCCGCTGGGCTAATCTCGGAAGATGCTCACAGATTTGAATGCCGGGCACCGAAGTTCGTATGGGCTTGAACTCCCCGCGATACTCAGCTGGGGCCATTGGCTTGGGATCCCATGTATCCTGCTGAGCCGGCCCGCCCCACATGAATAATAAGATGCAGGCCTTCGCTGGCTTCCTCGGCAAACGAACTTTGATGTTGGAACTGATACTTGCCTGCCGTGCCTGTACTAATTGGGGCAAACCCAACCCCATCAGACTCAGCGAGCCTGCACGCAGGAATTCTCTTCTGCCCATCGGAGCAGTGCGAAAGAAACCCTGGCAGGCTTGCGGATGGATCATGAACTTCTTTCAGGCAGGTTGACCAGCGGACTTTCAGTATGCCACATCAACTATCACTTGAAAAGAGGATTGCCTGGCAAATGATCTGATGTGCAATTCGTAGATACAATCTATTTTGCGTATACCCATCACATTGCCTGTAACCTGAATGTTGAGCAGACACTTACTCACGATTTTCTGACATTGATTCTGACATGTGATAAACGGGTATCAGAAACCCCTGTTTTCTACGCAGATTTGAATGCACGAGGAGGGATTTGAACCCACACGCCTTGCGGCACTGGATCCTAAGTCCAGCGCGTCTGCCAGTTCCGCCACTCGTGCTTTTGTCCATTCTAGCTTATTTATAGGCCATTTCTGCATTTTTCTTCGTCTTCACCATTTAGCTGCAATGTGAATAATATGGGACATGTTGCCCCCACTTTGCCCCCACCAAGCAGGCGTCTAATTGCTTAGACAGAGTCATCGTACTGTGTTTGGACACTTTTGACTATCGATTGTTGCAGGCTCATGAAGCCGGCCCAGCGGTAGGCGCTGCTCTCTGATTGGAAGAATTTGGATCAGGAAGACCAGCAGTCGCTGAAGGAACTCTTCCGGGTGATTCGCCGCCTCCACAAAGCCTATCTCTTGAAGGAACAGTTCGTGCAACTGTGGGACTACTATCGACCGGAGTGGGCCAGGAAGTTCTTGCGAAGTGTAAGGCCTCGCTACGCTGGCAACGCTTGCCTGAGTTCGAGAAGTTCGCGGCCATGATGCAGAAGCACTGGATAGGCATCATCCCCTATGCTCATAAGCAGCTTCCGTTCAAAAGAATATCCCTGGAATGTATTTAGCAGCATTTGACTGGCTTAAATTGCATTGCCCAAGCTTGGATCTGTAAAACTCAGCCTCGCGATTGCCCTGCTTACTTCAAGAATTACGAATCTAGCGATAAGGTCGTTATTAAGCACCAAGAGAATTCGCAAGAATCGTGATTTCTATAGACCCCCATTTTTGACGAGCAATACTAATTCAACAATGTGATATAGGTTGATAATCCATGGATCTCAGCAAAGGTGGTCGCAAAATCAATTCTATTGAGAACTGGTTTGAGATAGCACCTCCGAAAGGTAGAGAGCGTCACTGGCAAGATGGACGAAGTGCTAAAGAGTGTGCTAAGGCATGGCTTGAAACAGGCCGTCCCGCATTGCCTGTCGAATTACGGGATCTATTTGATAGCAATGAGCATACGCAGGGTTTTGATCCACTTGAAGTAGAACCAGAAGCCCAAATCAAGTTTGACAAAAGGTCCGGAGAGCCATGTAATGCCGATCTAGCGATTCTTGGTTCTATTAGGCTTTCGCATATTGGATGTACTATCGAAGCCAAAGTGAATGAACATTTTGGAAAGCTACTGCCAGATGAACTTTGCTCTAGCTTGGAACGTTGGCGCAAATCCAATCGTAGCCGAAAGCTTAACCGGATCAAGGATCTTGTACAGTCAATTCTCCCTGCTCATTCTAGTTCACTTCCGTTACTAACTGAGATCCGATACCAGCTACTGACAGCTGTTGCGGGTACGCTTGCTTGGGCAAATTGGCTTCATTGCTGTCAAGCAGTACTTGTGATTCACGAGTTTCGAACTTTGCAATCTACACCTAATCGGATTGCTGCAAATGCAGCAGATCTCAATAATTTTGTACGCCGTCTTACTAATAACCTGGTTAGTTCAGTACCAGACGGAGAAATGTTAGGTCCATTTCAAGTTCCTGGTACTCCACTCTTTAACAATCCGCCCCCATTGTTCATTGGCAAAGCTGTCCGGCACTTAGCATCTGCTGATGACATCAATTCAGCATCAGTCGCAATACCTGCACATGACTGCACGCGATCGATGATGTTAGACTGAAATTGCGACGAGTACAATAACGTCTGAGCGCCAACGAGTTCGGCGAATCGTCAACTCATATCCTTCCCGGACTGTAATATCTAAGTCACCAAGACTTAGGCCATTACACGGAAAAGGAAGTTCGTGAAGCCGCTGCATCGCTTAGAACGGAAATTGCCACGGCAAAGTTTGTCAGCAAGAAGTCAGACACAATTGAGTGGGAAAATGGCAAAGCGAAAGACAGGATAAGGTATGAAGTCAATGCACCGATCTATCTGGGCTTAACTGCTTGTTACCGCATTGCGCTTTTTGGCGCTGCTAATAATCAGCGGGAATGGTTAGGGGCTTTGATGGGCGGTGCTATTGGCTAATTCTTTTCCCAGATGGTGATGGGATTGCTGCCCGCCAAGGTTCTCAATTGGATGTTACCGAGAACGCAGAAACCATGAACCGAATCCTCCCCGTCACTGCCATCCCTGCCAAGTTCATCAAAACCATCGAGGAAGCCCAAGGCGAATTGCACCAGCGGGGCTGGAGTATAGGCCACACCGCTATTGGTAGCGTGCATATAGTTCCTTGCCAAAATCAATAACGCTCATTTAGTAGTCGCAGACCGTTGAAAATAACCAGCAATGAAGCACCTGTATCTGCTGCAATGGCTGACCAGAGGGAAGCATGACCGGCAAATGTAAGTACGACAAAGGCTGCTTTCACTGCCAATGAAAAAATAATGTTCTGTTTAATGATCTGTAAAGTTCTTCGCGAGTGGCGGATGAGCCAGGGTAGGCTCGCAAGATCGTCGCTCATTAAAGCAATATCGGCAGTTTCAATGGCTGCATCACTGCCGATGCCTCCCATAGCGATTCCAACGGTCGCACGTGCCAATGACGGTGCATCATTGATTCCATCACCCACCATGGCGACTTGCCCCCATTCCGACACAAGCCGCTCGATGACCTTCACTTTTTCGTCGGGTAGCAATTCACTCTTAACTTCATCAAGTGCAAGATCAGAAGCAATACGTTCTGCAGTGGCACGATTGTCACCTGACAACATGATAAGGCGCTGAATGCCGAGTTTCTTCAGTTCAGCTAGAGCCAGTGGCGTCGTAGTTCTAATTCGGTCGGCCAGGACAATAAACCCACAAACATGTCGATCATTACCAATCACGACCACGGAACGACCTTCCTGAGTCATGGCCTCTATCTTCTGATGAACCTCGGTAGTCTCTTGCTTCCGCTCTTCAAGCAATCGGTGAGATCCTATCCAGTAGGCTTTCCCCTGAACCAAGCCAGTAGCACCCTTGCCTGGGATGGCTTGCACATTCTCAGCGGGTTGTACCGTATGGCCTTCTTTTCGAGCATGAGCAATAATCGCTAGGGCCAGTGGATGAGTGCTATGCGCTTCCAGGCTAGCAGCCCGTTCGAGTAGGTCCTGTTCGCTATGCGTATCGAAAGGGACGACACCGACGACCTGTGGCGTTCCTTCGGTAATCGTGCCGGTTTTATCAAGTGCGATAGCTTTGAGTCGGGCGGGGGCTTCGACAAACTGGCCGCCTTTGATCAACACGCCGTGACGAGTGGCACCTGCTAGGGCGGCAACAATACTCACCGGTGTGGAAATGACGAGGGCACAAGGGCAGGCAATCACCAAGAGAACGAGTGCTCGATACAACCAGGCGACCCAGGTGCCTCCGAACAATAGCGGACCTGCGATAAGAAAAAGGATGGCCAGCCCAAGCACGGCAGGTGTGTAGTAACGAGCGAACGATTCCACCCATTGTTCAGACGG
The Planctomycetia bacterium genome window above contains:
- a CDS encoding prolyl oligopeptidase family serine peptidase; amino-acid sequence: MLLGSLSVLGLSLPAWADDKKEIDELEKKIADLQKKLVDLKKEPAAEKSAKKKLSLEDADKWRSIRTAVLSNDGKWFAHRVTPAEGDGEVILRSVADGKETKYPAGGGSGQLQFSFDSNWLAFSVLPYVKTGGMPGQPKPVSKLYLINTKTMEKTELENVSSCEFAGETACHIAYRKSGTGSADEEPSRGPRGSRGPVPTAPAAAPTTPAPSHSGTDLVVRNLAAGTELVFGNVADYSFDKAGNWLVTTIDAAGQSGNGVQLHDLKTGALYPIENGKAVYRQINWNEDRTAFTVTKSVDDAGYETKWISILGFSKLGPKPEKVVFDPKGDKSFPAEMAISTNRPANWNEGLDAFIFGIAERKKKEETRPGGGSGGGSRASEKREEPRKEGAVASSSARPTATATTPAKPDLVIWHWKDERLQPMQQVQSASDKQHTFLATYRIKDKKFIRLADEALKNVTVSPKNRYGIGRDTRAYDYMGNLDGRRYADIYSVDTQTGDRKKIVTKSRNSFNSSPTGSHFLYYDDGHFFACDLVTGKTVNLTAAIKNTSFVNDEDDHNVDKPPRFPLGWSRDGKTVILSDGWDLWAVSVEGKGGRNLTGNGRSDQIRYQGITQYEAEPKPGYDFTKPLYVTMYGEWTKKSGVGRIDPGTEGVKTLLWNDCNYGTPFKARNADVFAYTRQTAIDSPEYFLTDASFKESKKVTDSNPQQKDYFWCSGYKIVDYTGTKGAKLQGTLYLPANYEPGKQYPTVIYIYEKLTQGTHQYTPPGYRGGFNKSIYTTNGYAVLMPDITYRINDPGKSSVECILPALDAAIATGVVDGKKVGLHGHSWGGYQTAFGITQTKRFACAIAGAPLTDLISMYSSVYWNSGSANQPIFESSQGRFTAGYWDEQDAYIRNSPVFFAKNVETPLLLLHNDKDGAVDFTQGIEYYNTLRRLQKPVVMLQYKGENHGLAKQENQKDYAVRMREFFDHYLQGKPAPDWWQNGVPHLKMEEHLKGRK
- a CDS encoding acyltransferase — translated: MILRDMFLTMGNNANTIQNHISQLDGLRAFAVIFVIVTHTTPHFLPFDIGAFGVRLFFVLSGYLITGILLGTHKAAETQFSKVIITFYIRRFLRIFPLYYLALLIAVIVNLPGIWESAWWHAAYLSNVKMVIEKVTPEVGGHFWSLAVEEQFYLIWPFIVLLTPRKLLPWTIAVAIITAPIFRYFAYNIFYTMMSRFLMPSCLDTLGMGAMLALIQQSYPRFEKRYAILLGASGSLILAYFYFRPDDRIAKYVLTDIASGCLSVAFVYISIASSNESALVRFLSWRPLAYIGTNSYGVYVWQWFIPNYAEYFGIELPEKSWSLFLIVTGVSIVVASLSWFLLEKPLNELKRHFPYPRKQNHIS
- a CDS encoding DUF1501 domain-containing protein codes for the protein MIHPQACQGFFRTAPMGRREFLRAGSLSLMGLGLPQLVQARQASISSNIKVRLPRKPAKACILLFMWGGPAQQDTWDPKPMAPAEYRGEFKPIRTSVPGIQICEHLPRLAQRMDKLAVIRSMTHGDVNHTTATHELLTGYPLPKQGATLHEDWPNIGSVLSRMGKGKKPLPAFVSMMPKVAGEGAPRFVEESHGQGAGWLGPVYQPMRIDSDASSPNYKVADFNLRADIPPERFERRRSLLQQIDHQVRELEQDQQLSSMSRHYENALSILTRPEVTAAFDLSKEDPKLRERYGMNIHGQAVLQARRLVEAGVPLVTVFWQNDGITNVSVYWDTHSRNFIDLKTRLCPVTDQAFSALLDDLEQRGMLDDVLVVWTGEMGRTPRVGQSVVGGAGAGRDGRDHWSQVFSSVLAGGGIQGGIVHGSSDKFAAAPASNPTSPADLVATIYHCLGIDPETLIMDRLQRPQSLTNGKVIEAILSA
- a CDS encoding transposase; amino-acid sequence: MDQEDQQSLKELFRVIRRLHKAYLLKEQFVQLWDYYRPEWARKFLRSVRPRYAGNACLSSRSSRP
- a CDS encoding heavy metal translocating P-type ATPase; amino-acid sequence: MTTPSKKLLLFQIHGMDCAEEITLLKTEVGPIVGGAERLSFDLLNQRMSVVLSVDEDISSKEILAAVVRAGMKAQVISTDVLNKGTDKQDHHRQRLIVLTITSGALGLFGLLLHIFLGDGLRAVFTQEGSEAVHKVPIAAQIAYAVSILAGVWSFLPKAWLALRRLRPDMNLLMVIAVAGAISIGEWFEATTVAFLFTLSLAIESWSIGRARQAVARLLDLSAPNVTVVGADGKESTVSPEEVSVGSRFLVRPGQRVALDGVVRQGDSEINQAPLTGESTPVAKSVGGLVYAGTVNGSGTLIVESTKPASDTTLAHIIRLVGDAQSQRAPSEQWVESFARYYTPAVLGLAILFLIAGPLLFGGTWVAWLYRALVLLVIACPCALVISTPVSIVAALAGATRHGVLIKGGQFVEAPARLKAIALDKTGTITEGTPQVVGVVPFDTHSEQDLLERAASLEAHSTHPLALAIIAHARKEGHTVQPAENVQAIPGKGATGLVQGKAYWIGSHRLLEERKQETTEVHQKIEAMTQEGRSVVVIGNDRHVCGFIVLADRIRTTTPLALAELKKLGIQRLIMLSGDNRATAERIASDLALDEVKSELLPDEKVKVIERLVSEWGQVAMVGDGINDAPSLARATVGIAMGGIGSDAAIETADIALMSDDLASLPWLIRHSRRTLQIIKQNIIFSLAVKAAFVVLTFAGHASLWSAIAADTGASLLVIFNGLRLLNERY